The Streptomyces sp. NBC_00286 nucleotide sequence CATGCCGGTGTCGCTGACGCTCAGGACCGCCTGTCGGTCCCGGGCTTCGGCGCGGACGGTGACCTTCCCGCCCTCCGGGGTGAACTTCACGGCGTTGGACAGCAGGTTCATCAGGACCCGGTCGAGCTGGTCGCTGTCCGCCCGCAGCACCAGGGGCCGGGAGGGGAGTCGCGTCTCCACGGTGATGGAGGCGGCCCCGGCGGTCGGCCGGATGGCGTCGGCCGCCGACGCCACCAGGCGGCACAGGTCGACGGGTCCCTTCTTGGAGCTGAACGCGCCCGACTCGATGCGCGAGAGGGTCAGCAGGTCCTCGATGAGTGTCCGCAGGCGGTTGGCGTTGCGGTCGACGACGTCCAGCATGTGCTGCTGCGGCTCGGTGAGCGGCCCGGTCTCCTCGTCCTTCAGCAGCTCGAGGTACCCGACGATGCTGGTCAGCGGGGTGCGCAGCTCGTGGGAGACGGTGGACAGGAAGTCGCTCTTGGCCTTGTCCAGGGCGCGCAGCTTCTCCACCAGGTGCGTCTCCTGCTTGTAGAGCAGCGCGGTGTGCAGCGCGCGGCCGGCACCGGCGGCCATGAACTCGGCGGTCTCGATCTCCACCGGGCGCCAGGGGCGGTCCTGCCGGGTCCGCGCGAGGAAGACGGCACCGAGCGGCTGGTCACCGACGCCGACCGGGACGACGAGCACGCCGACCAGGCCCAGTGCCTCGGCCGCCGCCCGGGCGTCCGGCGGCAGGGCGCCCTCGCCGAAGGGGCCGGGCGCCCCGGGCAGCGGTGATCCCTCGGTCAGCGCGGTGGGCAGATCGTTGTGGCACCAGGCCGTTCCCCGCCGGTAGTGCTCGCGTACGACCTCGAGGGGGACGGGCGGAATCGGCTGCTCGTGCGCGGGGAGCAGACCTCTGCCCGCACTCCAGGCGCGTGCCACGCGGACGACGGGGCTGTCCTTTTCGGTGAGCAGGACGAAGGCGTGATCGGCGTCCAGGCCCTCGCCGAGTCCGGCGCACGCAGCGTCGAGCACCTTGTCCACGTCGAGGTGCTCCCGGATGTGGATGCCCACCGCCCGTGCGACCCCGGCCAGTTCGGCGCGTTCCTGCTCGATCTCCCGCATCCGGTCGCTCTCGTCGGCGAGCACATTCACCGACCGCGCCACCGCCTTGATCTCCTCCGGTCCCTTCTCCTCCGCCCGCGCCGAGTGGTCGCCCGAGGCCAGCCGGTACAGGGCCAAAACGGTGCTCTGCAGTGGCCGGGTGAGGGCGCGGGTGGTGCGTACCGCCGCGTAGATGGCCAGTGCTCCGCCTGTCGCCATCAGGGCGCCGATGCCCACAGTGCTGAGGTCGAGGATCGTCTCGGCCCGGTCCTCCCGGCGCTCGATGTCGGCGTTGAGCTGTTCCTCCAGCTCGTGGCTGGCGGCATCGAAGGCCGCGAACGGCCGGGCCGCCTGC carries:
- a CDS encoding sensor histidine kinase is translated as MRTTTKRRGVARRLTATFGLLIVLLLLVGAGALITARMADRLHDEIVGQLAPVVRENHDVHDRAAHMHRSVRTYLLTGDTTERSSYVQARDEAFATLAEARRHAPAEARRNLAAQERRLRAYVRIADQQAKAAPGSEGAVRLTTQAARPFAAFDAASHELEEQLNADIERREDRAETILDLSTVGIGALMATGGALAIYAAVRTTRALTRPLQSTVLALYRLASGDHSARAEEKGPEEIKAVARSVNVLADESDRMREIEQERAELAGVARAVGIHIREHLDVDKVLDAACAGLGEGLDADHAFVLLTEKDSPVVRVARAWSAGRGLLPAHEQPIPPVPLEVVREHYRRGTAWCHNDLPTALTEGSPLPGAPGPFGEGALPPDARAAAEALGLVGVLVVPVGVGDQPLGAVFLARTRQDRPWRPVEIETAEFMAAGAGRALHTALLYKQETHLVEKLRALDKAKSDFLSTVSHELRTPLTSIVGYLELLKDEETGPLTEPQQHMLDVVDRNANRLRTLIEDLLTLSRIESGAFSSKKGPVDLCRLVASAADAIRPTAGAASITVETRLPSRPLVLRADSDQLDRVLMNLLSNAVKFTPEGGKVTVRAEARDRQAVLSVSDTGMGVPADEQEKLFQRFFRASNATDAAIPGTGLGLTIVHTIVTNHGGEIHVSSEEGHGTTFTALLPIADANGAAPPT